GACTGTGAAGCAGCTCTCTGTCTCGACCCCAATCACAAAGGTACCATCGAGCTCTATAAGAGAATATGGCGGGGTaatgaacaagaaaaatgaGAACCAGAAGTTCATGCTTCTTATCTTTAGTATCTGGGCAATCACATCATTGCCACCACATTTTCTTATATTTGGTACTAGAAAGGCCAGTTTTcctaggaatttttttttggattttctccATAGGGACACAGACATCCTGGTGGCCTTTTTGTGAAAGGAATTTCAGCAGAGGAAGAAAggaataatttgaagttaacaagAAAGGGATTGTAGAAAGTGGGATAGCTTGTAAATGTATGTGATATCCTGCCACTGCCCCATATTTCACTTCAGCAAAGATTGAAATGAATGTATCATTGTTGGAAGAAACATGTATATGAATGGCAGCTTATGCTGAAGTCTGCCTTGTTAAGAGGCTGACGGATTAACTGATTTTTGCTGAAGTCATACTGTAGTGTCTATTGTTCTTTGTGCTTCACAATTTTCTCATAAAATTCATGCCCAATTTTCCACGTCTCCGTTTCAGTacttatttacttccttttctttatacttttcatGGCATATATCAGTTTTTAGACTCTAGAACATCTAGAAATAATTGCAAGATAAATTATTTCTCAAAACTCAGTAGCCATAAAGTTTGATATGCCAGTTAGGATCTTTAATTGTTGAAATTAACACAAATGATGCTTAACTACTACTTTAATCACTTAACTCTTGCCTGTGAGCCTTTCATAAGGTGGAGATTAGGGAGCAACGTATTGATGTTAATATCCAAGAAAGCTGAACTTAAACCTGCCACTCTTATCGACTAGGAGGTCACACTGGTAATGGAGAAATTTATTGCGCAACAAATTCACAGGCTGCCTTGCAGGATATGATTGATAGGATCCGATTTTGGTGGGAACAATCTCCTGGCAACCCCAAGGATAGGGATAGAAATGATATCCATGAAGCAGAAACTCCTCTGCGGACGCTCCCACCATGCAGTTGTCATCTACAAAAAGCAGCAGCAAAAAACGGTGATCACAATTGTATCGTCAACTTGATGATCATGACGATGGTTGTGATGCTGATGTTGACGACGACGATGATGGTGGAGAGGTTGATGTGTTTTCGAATGCTATTATCATTGACAGAAGCAATAGATATTGCACAGAAATCCGTGGAAGGGCACGGATTAGACAGGCTAAATTTAGAGAGTGTGGACTCAACTGAAAACCGGTCTCTAAATTTCACGATGGAGCGGTTTCTTCCAGATATCACTGCATCATCTGCGCTTTGCGGGTTGAATAATTCTGATAAGAAGCTTCCCTATCCATACAATTATTCAGAGGAGTACGTTTCAAGAACAGTCGGACGATCATATCCTTCACATATAAGCTGTGGCCTAGAAGTTCTACTCCCATGGTGCATGGAGCACAAGCTCTGTGGTGTAAAGAGTTTCTTGAGACAAGTCTCACCAAAAGTTCATCCTCAATATTgttctacaaaataaaatagagagggtagtaacccaaaaaagaaaaaaataataatctccaAATCATatagaaacccaaaaaaaaatgtaaagcaGTTCATGAGGTGGTCACTTTCCATCCCCAAAGGAAAGCCCAATCAAGCCCATTGAATTTTAAACGTTGACACGCGTGCGACATGACTCACACATGAGAGAATTCAAAAAAGCTAGGGTTTTTGAAGTCGGGCAGTACTGGGGCAGCCAAAAAAACCCCTGCCcgttgtttttttcctttttccacgCTATGATTACCTCCTGGCTCCCGCTTCTTCATTCCATTCGAAAATAACAACGACAACAGCGATAACATTTCTTCCAAAACCCTGAAATCAATCAATCGAACAGTTTCTTCATTGAAGTCCGTCTCTCCCTTCCCTCTCTCCGTTTCCACTTCTCTCCAGCTTCAACAACGAAAGAGCAGGTCCTCTGATTGAAggtattactttatttttatttctgtttttttattctaatcacTAGATCTTCTGTGAgggattttttatggttttactGTGAGGGCTCCTTTTCTGTTTTTCGTTAGTCGactgtacatttttttttgtttcgtgCATTTTTTTTGCAGTATTTGAGtatataattttggaaggaaatcaatgttgtttcatttttattgttttaattgagtgaatgagattaaaaaagtagTTGGAGGTTTTTTTGTTGagtaatttcattatttgatcAAGCATTTACTCTTTGAAGAAGATTGTCGATTtcgcatttttttttaataaaaaacccaGTTTATGGATTTGTATATGGTGGAAGAAGGCTGTGACTTTCTGTTATTTAAAAACCCAgtttatttttccaaatcagTTCGTCTGGACTGTCATGATTACTTACCTAAATCTGCtagaatctattttttttctgtggTAATTGAAGTAAGATATTGTTGGGACTGCTTGATTAATCTTGTTGATATTTAGATATGTAGGATCTACAtatcatattttatatgtaaCGAATGCGTGCATATTTTGTAATGGATTTAGGATTTTGTACTGCCTTTGTTTTTATAGGCTATGGGGCATTCctgtaattaatgttttttttatctgtttctCTAAATCTCTCCTAAACATTTCATTTGTTTATGGTTTGATTCTGGTTATGATTTTAACTGTTCATTAGCTCgattttcaatataatttataagttattgaaattattatGGTATCATATAGATGGAACTGAATGTGTTATCTTGTTGATGGATCCGTTGATGTTTATTGATGTAGATTCTACCATGTGCATATACTGTCATGGTATACAATAATTTGGTTTCACCCGTTTTTATGACTCTCAGGGTTTGAttgtatttaatgtttttatctttcttttctcattccATTCTGTTGTTTACCAAGTTCTTCAATTATTCATTTTGCTGCTGTTTGATTTATTGCTACTTCTTTCACTGATAGGACTTTGTGTTGTTTTCTCTTGCAGTGTTGAAAGCAATGGCATTGGAGATCACTCAGTTTCTATTGGCTGCCCAATCACCGGATGCAAATATCCGTACTCAGGCAGAGGCCAGTCTTAGGCAGTTCCAAGAGCAGAACTTGCCCCTTTTCCTTCTATCCTTGTCAGTGGAGCTTGCAAACAATGTAAAGCCTTTAGAATCACGTAGATTGGCTGGTATTGTTCTTAAAAACTCTTTAGATGCTAAAGATTCTGTGAGAAAGGAACATCTTGTTCAACAATGGATGACAATTGAAATTTCTATCAAATCACAAATCAAAGACTCACTCTTGAGAACTCTTGGGTCATCTGCATCGGAAGCAAGACACACTTCTGCCCAAGTAATTGCAAAAGTTGCTTCCATTGAGATTCCACGGAAGCAGTGGCCTGAGCTCATCGGATCATTGCTTAATAATATGACCCAGCAAGATAGTCCGGCAGCTTTGAAACAGGCGACCCTGGAAACTCTTGGATATGTTTGTGAGGTGATATCGCATCAGGATCTTGTGCAGGATGAAGTTAACTCTGTTCTCACTGCTGTTGTCCAAGGCATGAACCTTGCTGAACACAGTCATGAAGTACGTATTGCAGCAACAAAGGCCTTGTATAATGCCTTAGATTTTGCCCAGACCAACTTTGACAATGAAATGGAGCGCAATTACATCATGAAGGTGGTATGTGAAACAGCAATTTCCAAAGAGGCGGATATCAGGCAGGCTGCTTTCGAGTGTCTTGTTTCTATAGCATCAACATACTATGAGGTGCTTGAACCTTATATGCAGACCCTCTTCCAGCTAACATCAAATGCTGTAAAAGGGGATGAAGAGAGTGTTGCCCTCCAAGCAATTGAATTCTGGAGCTCCATCTGCGATGAAGAGATAGAGCTTCAAGAATATGGGACTGTTGAAGGTGGGGATTCTGGGTCTGCTCATTCACGCTTCATAGAAAAGGCCCTCCCATATCTTGTTCCTTTGTTGTTGGATACTATGTTGAAACAGGAGGATCAGGATCAGGATGATAGCATTTGGAATATATCCATGGCAGGGGGGACCTGTCTTGGTCTTGTTGCTAGAACTGTTGGGGATTCTATTGTGAAACTTGTAATGCCCTTTGTCGAGGGTAATATTCTTAACCCAGATTGGCATTGTCGCGAGGCAGCCACATATGCATTTGGCTCAATTCTAGAAGGCCCTAGCGTTGAAACATTGGGTCCACTTGTTACTAATGGCTTGGATTTTCTGCTTAATGCAATGAGggatgaaaataataatgtcAAGGACACAACTGCCTGGACGCTTAGTCGTATATTTGAGTTTTTGCACTGTCCTGCCAGTGGATTTTCTGTGATTTCCCCGGAGAAGCTCGAAAGAATTGTAACTGTCTTGCTGGAGAGTATTAATGATGCTCCAAATGTAGCTGAAAAGGTTTGTGGGGCAATCTATTACCTTGCACAGGGATATGAAGATGCTGGAACAAGTTCCTCGCTTCTAACTCAACACATCCCTAGGATTATCTCTGAACTT
The Populus nigra chromosome 3, ddPopNigr1.1, whole genome shotgun sequence genome window above contains:
- the LOC133689288 gene encoding importin subunit beta-1-like, giving the protein MALEITQFLLAAQSPDANIRTQAEASLRQFQEQNLPLFLLSLSVELANNVKPLESRRLAGIVLKNSLDAKDSVRKEHLVQQWMTIEISIKSQIKDSLLRTLGSSASEARHTSAQVIAKVASIEIPRKQWPELIGSLLNNMTQQDSPAALKQATLETLGYVCEVISHQDLVQDEVNSVLTAVVQGMNLAEHSHEVRIAATKALYNALDFAQTNFDNEMERNYIMKVVCETAISKEADIRQAAFECLVSIASTYYEVLEPYMQTLFQLTSNAVKGDEESVALQAIEFWSSICDEEIELQEYGTVEGGDSGSAHSRFIEKALPYLVPLLLDTMLKQEDQDQDDSIWNISMAGGTCLGLVARTVGDSIVKLVMPFVEGNILNPDWHCREAATYAFGSILEGPSVETLGPLVTNGLDFLLNAMRDENNNVKDTTAWTLSRIFEFLHCPASGFSVISPEKLERIVTVLLESINDAPNVAEKVCGAIYYLAQGYEDAGTSSSLLTQHIPRIISELLKTAERTDGSDFKLRTSAYETLNEVVRSSNVVETSLIILELLKSILHKLGQTLELQIVSSDDREKQGDLQASLCAVIQVIIQKLSSTDETKPSILQAADPIMILLLRVFACRSSTVHEEAMLAIGALAHASGPEFEKYMPELYKYLEMGLQNFEEYEVCAITVGVIGDICRALEDKVLPYCDGIMNHLVCNLQSAELNRSVKPPIFSCFGDIALAIGEQFSKYIEPTVAMMRSAAEVCAQMDNSDEELMDYGNQLKRSIFEAYSGILQGFKDSKPELMLPHAGHLFQFIELVFREKYRDESVTKAAVAVMGDLADALGPNTKILFKDKAFCVQFLGECLQSEDEHLKETANWTQVMIARVVS